The stretch of DNA GCTGCGATTGGCGCTGGTGACGGGGCTGGGCGTGGCCGGATTGGGCAGGGCACCGATGAGAACGGGGCGGTCGGGATCGCCGTTGAGGCAGCTCATGAGCACCTCGGCGCCGTCGTGCAGGGGGGTATGCAGACCGCAGGGCAGATCCCCCGGTGGGCCCGCATGGGGGCTTAAGCGCCTTAAGGGGATGCTCGCTTCGCCATGGGCGGCGCCGCTTTGGTCGAAATCGCTGCGTGCCTGGGTGCGGCCCTGTTCGTCGAGGGAGGCCGAAAGGTTGCTACTTTCGATGCGCGCGCTGAAGGTGAAGGGGATTTCGGGGCGCTCGCGCCGAGGGGGGCGATAGGGCGTGTCGCGGGGGATGAGGATCACCTCGCAACTGAAGGCCAGATCGGCGCCCGCCGCCTGAAGGCCCGCGCGCTGACTCAGGCGCAGGTTGAGTGCCTTGATCAGATATTCGCCGCTGTAGCGGGGCGAGAAAGCCGTCGCATCGAGACGCAACACCTGCCCGCAGCGCAGATCGGCGACATCGGCCTGAGCGTGCAGCTCCAAACGACGCGCGCCCTCTTCCTCGGCGGCCGTGCGCGCCAGCTGCCGGGCTTCGTCGAGATGGGCGACACCTGGGGCAAAGCGATATGCGCGCCGCCGCGCCTGTCCGCTGTTTTGCGCCTGGGCGCGCAGCGTTTGCGCGGGCTGGTGCAGGCTTTTCTCCTGCACCTCGAAGAAATCCGTCACCAGGCGCTCGCGCACACGCAAAGCGCGAATGCCGCAACCCTCGGGCTCAAGGCCGCCGCCTGGCTGATAGCGCAAAGGCGCGCCCTGGCGCTCGGGCAGATGGGCATTGTGGTCGGCAAACACCAGGATTTCCGCATCCTCGTCGGCCTCGCTCCAGTAAAAAATTCCGGCCTGGGCGAGCAGCCGGTCGAGAAAATCAAGATCGCTCTCGTTGACCTGCAAGGTCCAGGGGCGCACGGGGCAATGCGCGCTCAAGCGCAGGCGCACGCGCTGCGCCTCGATGCCGTGGGCGCCAAGCACCGCAAGCAGAATCTCGGGTAGGCTTTGATGGAGGAAAATCCGCGTGTCGCGGCGCAGCCGCAAGCGCGCCAACGCCGATTCGACGCTCACCGCAAAGCAGGCGCGTCGGTCGGGATGAGGCGCTTGTTGCGCAAAGGCGGTGGCGATGCCGCAGATGCCGCGCGTGCCGCCGTCGGCGCCATGCAGTGTGATGCGCGCGGGCAAACCGAGAAACCCGCCCGGGCGAAAACCCTCGGGGACGAGAATGTCGAGGCGATAACAAAAGGGATGGGAGAGAGCGTCTTCGCCTGACAGGGACAGGG from Geoalkalibacter sp. encodes:
- a CDS encoding type VI secretion system Vgr family protein, which produces MLPSFHRARLHVQVGGLDFPALSLSGEDALSHPFCYRLDILVPEGFRPGGFLGLPARITLHGADGGTRGICGIATAFAQQAPHPDRRACFAVSVESALARLRLRRDTRIFLHQSLPEILLAVLGAHGIEAQRVRLRLSAHCPVRPWTLQVNESDLDFLDRLLAQAGIFYWSEADEDAEILVFADHNAHLPERQGAPLRYQPGGGLEPEGCGIRALRVRERLVTDFFEVQEKSLHQPAQTLRAQAQNSGQARRRAYRFAPGVAHLDEARQLARTAAEEEGARRLELHAQADVADLRCGQVLRLDATAFSPRYSGEYLIKALNLRLSQRAGLQAAGADLAFSCEVILIPRDTPYRPPRRERPEIPFTFSARIESSNLSASLDEQGRTQARSDFDQSGAAHGEASIPLRRLSPHAGPPGDLPCGLHTPLHDGAEVLMSCLNGDPDRPVLIGALPNPATPSPVTSANRSHNILRTAAGNQLLMDDTRESEVIRLSTFAGNNILELNAQALGERIRLAAAQGTLSLQARTTQRLQCGESLTEHSGNDRLHNIEQHQRTTTRGGEIHHQAHTDIRHQAAQAVQLQSGQNVELSSARHLRFDLERGQKLTVKGPEATFSVQNGDIHIQAAKGIDIQGRGGGDITFAQNGGGFIVTADGRVRIFGKTVSLSGQGGARLNGPTHFAITAPAPMPGVPAGKALRARGIATLRDQGSASIVNLAWGRKSVAVGESAELWFTVKNFRGGETAQVRVFERNADGAPRQIDTLHCLIDDGFGQYRLPWCRSMEQVRDDLLHDANAFDPRPLTYLFDVVVGDICSEYSPGLHLTTTLRFAPKDWEGRPLPEGLAYHLIDALGRRQSARIAGGELHFESVVLGPWQLLGAGDATFLRTQE